The following are encoded in a window of Algiphilus aromaticivorans DG1253 genomic DNA:
- a CDS encoding anthrone oxygenase family protein, with product MLSLLLCLGAATVGGVFFAFSSFVMRALGQLPPEAGVAAMQRINVVVLNAWFLGAFLGTALLASLAAVTALQVLPAPEAAQLLVAALLYLVGPLAVTMRCNVPRNERLARMEAASAEAAQYWPLYKREWTRWNHVRTVASLASATCAAGALIA from the coding sequence TGCTTTCGCTGCTGCTCTGCCTCGGTGCGGCGACGGTGGGCGGCGTCTTTTTCGCTTTCTCCTCCTTCGTGATGCGCGCCCTCGGCCAGCTGCCACCGGAGGCCGGCGTCGCGGCCATGCAGCGCATCAACGTCGTCGTGCTCAATGCCTGGTTCCTCGGTGCCTTCCTCGGCACCGCGTTGCTGGCATCGCTCGCCGCGGTGACCGCGCTGCAGGTGTTGCCGGCGCCCGAGGCCGCGCAGCTGCTGGTCGCGGCGCTGCTGTATCTGGTCGGCCCGCTCGCGGTCACGATGCGCTGCAATGTCCCGCGCAACGAGCGGCTGGCGCGTATGGAGGCGGCCTCCGCCGAGGCCGCGCAATACTGGCCGCTCTATAAGCGCGAATGGACGCGCTGGAACCACGTCCGCACGGTCGCATCGCTGGCTTCTGCCACCTGCGCTGCCGGTGCGTTGATTGCCTAG
- a CDS encoding SRPBCC family protein, with protein MRTDSASRVIAAPAEVIYAALLDPGAMARWRPPAGMRCEVHTFDAREGGGFCMTFAYSDAGHAVAGKTSKHADVFEGRFVELVPDARVVERIDFVSEDPAFFGPMTVVTSLTPVAGGTEVTITCKDVPSGIRREDHQVGLRSTLANLAAYTEHGAQG; from the coding sequence ATGAGAACCGATTCCGCATCACGCGTGATTGCGGCGCCCGCGGAGGTGATCTACGCGGCGCTGCTCGACCCCGGCGCCATGGCGCGCTGGCGACCGCCGGCGGGCATGCGCTGCGAGGTGCACACCTTCGATGCGCGCGAAGGCGGTGGCTTTTGCATGACCTTCGCCTACAGCGATGCCGGACACGCTGTAGCGGGCAAGACCAGCAAGCACGCCGATGTCTTCGAGGGGCGCTTTGTCGAGCTGGTGCCGGATGCACGCGTCGTCGAGCGGATCGATTTCGTCTCGGAGGATCCGGCATTCTTCGGGCCGATGACGGTTGTCACGTCACTGACGCCGGTTGCCGGCGGCACGGAGGTGACGATCACCTGCAAGGATGTGCCGAGCGGCATCCGCCGCGAGGATCACCAGGTCGGCCTGCGCTCGACGCTGGCCAATCTCGCCGCTTATACCGAGCACGGAGCACAGGGATGA
- a CDS encoding cupin domain-containing protein — MNLTESFAVLKPNHGVEPIDVSPAIYQQLDERYDGFRGHVLVSLHAFDTPWGSWERHPHGDEIVVLLAGAAEITLRRDAGDDVVALSAPEDYVVVPRNTWHTASRVQPGTRMLFITPGEGTEHADIP, encoded by the coding sequence ATGAATCTCACGGAAAGTTTCGCTGTCCTGAAGCCGAATCACGGCGTCGAGCCCATCGACGTCTCGCCCGCGATCTACCAGCAGCTCGACGAGCGCTACGACGGCTTCCGCGGGCACGTCCTGGTCTCGCTGCACGCCTTCGACACGCCCTGGGGCAGCTGGGAGCGGCATCCGCACGGCGACGAGATCGTCGTGTTGCTCGCCGGCGCGGCGGAAATCACCCTGCGCCGGGACGCGGGCGACGACGTAGTCGCGCTGTCGGCGCCGGAGGACTACGTCGTCGTGCCGCGCAACACCTGGCATACGGCCAGCCGCGTGCAGCCCGGTACGCGCATGCTCTTCATCACGCCGGGCGAGGGCACCGAGCACGCCGATATACCCTGA
- a CDS encoding ATP-binding cassette domain-containing protein yields MSVIGRFSDLTVDFNDHRLFHDLAASLEEGVTALVGPNGRGKSVLLKLLAGELAPTTGDIQWHRPHYRVDQLQRLPAGRVADALGVTHLHDTFARIARGDAEPADLDRVAALWHLPAQWQQQLADAGLNTDMERAVDTLSGGEQSRLALCAAFLRRNHYLLLDEPSNHMDAAGRRWLLERLKAHPGGALVASHDRTLLRGADAVLELRADGLRRHGSYEALQNWREREAAALEQRIDDAEKQRRRLREERQAAAERAARRRRQGEKQRRSGSQSKMLLDKGAERAENRGGRNRIAHAQREARVAAQLQRDRAQREALPTQRLPLAGDGHGAAVRLHLEAVTLPGSAHAPLSLTLRAGERWRVHGPNGCGKTTLLRIMAGRLAPESGNCRRHGSCVYLDQDFRLLDPTSSAVDNLRRLHPEAADADWRTRLAGLRLPGDEALLPLAALSGGERLKVALLAVTGGAEPPATLLLDEPDNHLDLDSRELLEAALQNYSGTLVVVSHDEDFVARIGVTHTLTL; encoded by the coding sequence ATGTCGGTCATCGGTCGATTCTCCGATCTCACCGTCGATTTCAACGATCATCGCCTCTTCCACGATCTGGCGGCCAGCCTGGAGGAAGGCGTCACCGCGCTGGTCGGCCCCAACGGCCGCGGCAAATCGGTGCTGCTGAAGCTGCTAGCCGGCGAGCTGGCGCCCACCACGGGCGACATCCAGTGGCACCGGCCCCATTATCGCGTCGACCAGCTTCAGCGCCTGCCGGCCGGCCGCGTCGCCGATGCGCTGGGCGTGACGCACCTGCACGACACCTTCGCGCGCATCGCGCGCGGCGACGCCGAGCCGGCCGACCTCGACCGCGTTGCCGCGCTCTGGCATCTGCCGGCGCAGTGGCAGCAGCAGCTCGCCGATGCGGGCCTTAACACGGACATGGAAAGGGCGGTCGACACGCTCAGCGGCGGCGAGCAGAGCCGGCTGGCGCTGTGCGCCGCCTTCCTGCGCCGCAACCATTATCTGCTGCTCGACGAGCCCAGCAATCACATGGATGCCGCAGGCCGCCGGTGGCTGCTCGAGCGGCTCAAGGCGCACCCGGGCGGCGCGCTGGTGGCCAGCCACGACCGAACGCTGCTGCGCGGCGCCGACGCCGTCCTCGAGCTGCGCGCGGACGGCCTGCGCCGTCACGGCAGCTACGAGGCGCTGCAGAACTGGCGGGAGCGCGAGGCGGCAGCGCTGGAGCAGCGCATCGACGACGCCGAGAAGCAGCGCCGCCGCCTGCGCGAGGAGCGCCAGGCCGCTGCCGAGCGCGCGGCCAGACGCCGCCGGCAGGGAGAGAAGCAGCGCCGCTCAGGCTCGCAGAGCAAGATGCTGCTCGATAAGGGCGCCGAGCGCGCCGAGAATCGTGGCGGCCGGAACAGGATCGCGCACGCGCAGCGCGAAGCCCGCGTCGCGGCACAGCTGCAACGGGATCGCGCACAGCGCGAGGCGCTGCCGACACAGCGGCTCCCGCTGGCCGGCGATGGGCATGGCGCTGCCGTGCGCCTGCATCTGGAAGCGGTGACGCTGCCCGGGAGCGCGCATGCACCGCTGTCGCTGACGCTGCGCGCCGGCGAGCGCTGGCGAGTGCACGGACCCAACGGCTGCGGCAAAACGACGCTGCTGAGGATCATGGCGGGCCGGCTGGCACCGGAGTCGGGCAACTGCCGGCGACACGGATCCTGCGTCTACCTCGACCAGGACTTCCGCCTGCTCGACCCGACGTCCTCGGCGGTCGACAACCTGCGGCGCCTACATCCGGAAGCGGCCGATGCCGACTGGCGCACGCGCCTGGCCGGCCTGCGCCTGCCCGGCGACGAGGCGCTGCTGCCGCTGGCCGCGCTCAGCGGGGGCGAGCGGCTCAAGGTGGCCCTGCTCGCCGTCACCGGCGGTGCCGAACCACCGGCGACGCTCCTGCTCGACGAGCCCGACAACCACCTGGATCTGGATTCCCGCGAGCTGCTCGAGGCGGCGCTGCAGAACTACAGCGGCACCCTCGTCGTCGTCTCGCACGACGAGGACTTCGTCGCGCGCATCGGCGTCACCCACACACTGACGCTGTGA